The Thermacetogenium phaeum DSM 12270 genome segment CGAGAAGATACACATCAGGGTTAAGTAGTAGAACTCGACCCAACGCCAGCCTTTGTTTTTCCCCCCCAGATAGAGTATCCGCAGAGCTGTTAAGCTGTTTCTGTAGCCTGACTCGCTCCAAAATGTCAATTAGAAGATCATCACTCGGTAAGGGCTTCCCTTGAAATTTCAGTCCTATAGTCAAGTTGTCTCTGATATTGCCTTCAAATATAACAGGATTTTGTGAGAGCAAGGAAACACGTCGGCGGTGAGCAATAGAATCTATCTGACTTAGATCTGTTCCCATAAACAAAATCCTGCCCTGTGTCGGAGATATCATCTTGTTTAGCAGTTTCAAAAATGTTGTTTTACCACT includes the following:
- a CDS encoding ABC transporter ATP-binding protein, producing MFEFIDVKFRNVLEVPKLFIEKGKITTIVGASGSGKTTFLKLLNKMISPTQGRILFMGTDLSQIDSIAHRRRVSLLSQNPVIFEGNIRDNLTIGLKFQGKPLPSDDLLIDILERVRLQKQLNSSADTLSGGEKQRLALGRVLLLNPDVYLLDEPCSALDEVTEELIIEMMADLVKKNGKTLVLVTHSKAIAKHYSDTIIEVIDGKCSGEVHL